In Arthrobacter sp. StoSoilB5, one genomic interval encodes:
- a CDS encoding aldolase/citrate lyase family protein, which yields MTQEQSPILKRSVGIITADPTPTLLALLAHAEVDFLVLDAEQTGISIRQCGDVVQRLAGTAVRVAVRVPDLEPNTLVAFANTGVGEIVLPQVRTVDQLERAYEATRYAPLGSRPHQVNPASSFGMDYSFSPLLTVLFETAEAVERVKEFVDSEAFGGGWVGPTDLAADLRRHGEERPEALQEAIQRVVDIVAGAGCSIGLPAPAMAEAATVFRRGADRCAVYWEKEVASMLTGYAGLRAA from the coding sequence GTGACCCAGGAACAGTCTCCGATCCTGAAACGCAGCGTTGGCATCATTACCGCCGACCCCACTCCTACCCTGCTGGCCCTCCTCGCCCACGCCGAGGTGGACTTCCTAGTTCTGGACGCTGAGCAGACAGGGATTTCCATCCGCCAGTGCGGCGATGTAGTGCAGCGCCTGGCTGGCACCGCGGTGCGCGTGGCAGTGCGGGTTCCGGACCTGGAACCGAACACACTGGTGGCTTTCGCGAACACTGGGGTTGGCGAGATCGTCCTTCCGCAGGTGCGCACGGTGGACCAACTCGAACGGGCCTACGAGGCCACGAGGTACGCCCCCCTGGGATCGCGCCCTCACCAAGTGAACCCCGCTTCGTCCTTTGGCATGGACTATTCCTTCTCTCCGTTGCTGACCGTGTTGTTCGAGACGGCGGAAGCTGTGGAGCGCGTCAAGGAGTTCGTTGACAGTGAAGCATTTGGCGGAGGCTGGGTGGGCCCGACGGACCTCGCCGCAGACCTCCGTCGACATGGAGAAGAGCGTCCGGAAGCGTTGCAGGAGGCCATCCAACGTGTGGTGGATATTGTCGCAGGTGCCGGTTGCAGCATCGGGTTGCCAGCGCCCGCCATGGCTGAAGCGGCCACTGTTTTCCGCCGTGGAGCTGACCGATGCGCCGTGTATTGGGAGAAAGAGGTTGCCTCCATGTTGACCGGTTACGCCGGGTTGCGGGCGGCGTGA
- a CDS encoding cupin domain-containing protein, with protein MDGTDTAQGEVAESLERDFWIAHLGAMIKQQRLGRFTVEELAERAGVSAGLISQIERGIGNPSFATLLRLANSLDLPLASMFMDPNEGQDHMLVRRADRRRIEIPSQGIIMELIVPDSERKLGVISMTIPANFEGAHVPHSHEGEECVILQAGTLVATVGGQDFVLEAGDSLTYDASLPHWWSNQTNSAAVMLAISTPPSLGKAH; from the coding sequence GTGGACGGTACGGACACAGCACAGGGCGAAGTAGCCGAGTCCCTGGAACGCGACTTCTGGATTGCACATCTCGGGGCCATGATCAAGCAGCAGCGCCTCGGCCGCTTCACCGTGGAGGAACTTGCCGAACGCGCCGGCGTCAGCGCGGGACTCATCAGCCAGATCGAGCGCGGAATCGGCAACCCTTCGTTCGCAACGCTGCTTCGCTTGGCCAATTCACTGGACCTTCCGCTGGCAAGCATGTTCATGGACCCCAATGAGGGCCAGGACCACATGCTGGTACGCCGGGCCGACCGGCGACGCATCGAAATTCCTTCCCAAGGCATCATCATGGAACTGATCGTTCCGGATTCGGAGCGCAAGCTGGGCGTCATCAGCATGACCATTCCAGCCAACTTCGAGGGCGCGCACGTTCCGCACTCCCACGAGGGCGAGGAATGTGTCATCCTGCAGGCCGGCACCCTGGTAGCGACCGTCGGTGGCCAGGATTTCGTGCTGGAAGCCGGCGACAGCCTAACGTACGACGCTTCCTTGCCGCACTGGTGGAGCAACCAAACGAATTCCGCCGCAGTCATGCTCGCCATCTCCACGCCGCCCTCTCTCGGCAAAGCGCACTAA